TAACATCATATCTCCAAGGAAAACTTTAGAGTATATAAGTACTAAACATTATATAAAGTGATTGAATGACTAATAGGAGATTCACAAGCTTAGAAAATCCCACAAACAAGGAAACCTACAAGATAATAAAAGAAGGCCTCCGTAAAAGGGCCATGATCATCATATTCTCATGTTGCAGGGTACACTATTATGGTCGTGCCAAGAGCAGACTAGGCCTTGGAGAAAGACTAATAATAATAAAACCTGACGGGTCATTTCTAATACACCAGGATCGGAAGGTCGAACCAGTTAATTGGCAACCACCAGGATCGAAGGCAAAAGTAAAAATAGAAGATGGGAAGATCCTAGTTGAGAGTAGAAGGAGGAAACCAGCCGAGAAACTCACAGTAGAAATAGAAAGGGTTCACACACTCTCCTATTACCTCGTCAGGGACATCCATGAATTGGAAGTGGCAGGCCATGAAGAAGACATGTGCCAGCTCATACTAGAATCCCCAAATATTATCGAAAAGGGATTCAGGCCCATAGCAAGGGAATACCAGACATCAAATGGTTTCATAGACATACTGGGGAAGGACGAGAACGGATCATTAATGGTATTAGAATTGAAAAGCAGAAGAGCGGGTGTAAGTGCCGTGAGGCAACTTAAAAGATACTTAGAAGATTTCAAGAACGATAAGCATGGTGTAAGGGGTGTTCTAGTCGCTCCATCAATAACACACGACGCCAAGGAATTGCTAGAAGCAGAAGGACTAGAATTCAAGAGCCTAGAACCGCCACAGGAACTGAAAAAAGACAATAAGATAACATTGGACGATTTTATATCTTCTCGATAGTCTCTGCAAGTTGTCTGAGGCTCCTAACCTCTTTTACACTAGCACCTGCATCCATATAATATGACACGCAACTGTCAACAACATCCCACTTACTTTTATCCTCAGGATTCAGTATTAGAACTTTACGACAACGCTGACAAATTTCTTCCAAGACCATGGCACTCAATGGGACGTTACCTTCACGTGGCCCGGCCCAGTCCCGGCAGTCACTTAATATTATAATGTAGGAGCGTGGTGGGAACACAACCTTCTCCTTGAACTCCTTAAATGCGGTGTACATATTTGATATGCCATGTAACATCATATTCTGTTGTCTGGAAACCCTCAAATTCTGGAAGGCTGTTAGGAGATCGTCCTCTTGTAGTGCTTTTGTTGTTTCAACAATTTTATTATCAAAGTCGAAGAAACGTGAATTATAGAATGTGTGTTGTGCTGCGTAGATTATGCAAAAAAACCAATTACTTATCCAGTCACAGGAGCCGCTAACATCACATAGAAAGATATGCTGACTCTTTTTAATCGAAGGTTTTTTATTGACGAGTTCTATGAGCGCGCCACCATATTTAAGGTTTTTACGAATGCTCTTCCTTATATCGGGCCGGCCCATCTTTGAACCTTTAAATCTTCTAGATCTTCTATTAGCGATTTTAAGGCCAAGTTTCTTGCATAATTCAAATATTCTAGTGTCAAAGAAGTCTAGTCTGCTAACATCCATTTCAAGTAGCGATCTTTCATCATGGTCAAGATCGATAAGATCTTCAATTGGGGGCTGGAAGTCTATCTCTTCTTCGATTAGGACCATTTCCTTTGGGTTTTCAACTTTTATCTTTGATTCCTTCCTGTCTTTTAACTTTGTCTCTTCTACTTCCTCTTTTTCTATTCCATGGAAGACTTCATCGAAAGCTTCTTCAAAAACTTCTAATTGTCTTTTATCCTTCACATAAACAGATGCAAGAGCCCATTTAAGATGAGATCCTCCCTTGAAAATGTTATATACTGAATAGGCTAGTTTCGTGCTCCTTATGCTGACTGGGATTCCTTTTTTTCTGAGAGCTTGGGAAAGCTCCAATATCTTCATGGAAATTCAACCCCTTCTTTTCTAGATACTACCAACCTTCAAAGCTAATAACTTGAAGCACTATTATAATGTCTATTCTGAGAATATAAAATCCTTGTATCGGATTATTCCATTAGGGGGAATCCAAGAATCCACGCTAGAGGCGTATAATATTCCATTTAAGGACATTTTATGCTCGCTAATTTTTTCCAGACATTATACCACAGCGCCAAAAAAAAGCACAAAATTCCACAATTGAAAGTATTAGAAAAAAATTTGGAAGTTGCATTATTACAGTTATCTAGAGACTATCACTCGATAGCATTAACTGAAATATCCAATACAGTCACTGTTTAGATAAAAAAAAATTACTCCAATCCATCTTTGATAAAC
The nucleotide sequence above comes from Methanothermobacter tenebrarum. Encoded proteins:
- a CDS encoding VWA domain-containing protein — encoded protein: MKILELSQALRKKGIPVSIRSTKLAYSVYNIFKGGSHLKWALASVYVKDKRQLEVFEEAFDEVFHGIEKEEVEETKLKDRKESKIKVENPKEMVLIEEEIDFQPPIEDLIDLDHDERSLLEMDVSRLDFFDTRIFELCKKLGLKIANRRSRRFKGSKMGRPDIRKSIRKNLKYGGALIELVNKKPSIKKSQHIFLCDVSGSCDWISNWFFCIIYAAQHTFYNSRFFDFDNKIVETTKALQEDDLLTAFQNLRVSRQQNMMLHGISNMYTAFKEFKEKVVFPPRSYIIILSDCRDWAGPREGNVPLSAMVLEEICQRCRKVLILNPEDKSKWDVVDSCVSYYMDAGASVKEVRSLRQLAETIEKI
- the nucS gene encoding endonuclease NucS; amino-acid sequence: MTNRRFTSLENPTNKETYKIIKEGLRKRAMIIIFSCCRVHYYGRAKSRLGLGERLIIIKPDGSFLIHQDRKVEPVNWQPPGSKAKVKIEDGKILVESRRRKPAEKLTVEIERVHTLSYYLVRDIHELEVAGHEEDMCQLILESPNIIEKGFRPIAREYQTSNGFIDILGKDENGSLMVLELKSRRAGVSAVRQLKRYLEDFKNDKHGVRGVLVAPSITHDAKELLEAEGLEFKSLEPPQELKKDNKITLDDFISSR